Genomic DNA from Chaetodon auriga isolate fChaAug3 chromosome 13, fChaAug3.hap1, whole genome shotgun sequence:
CTGGAACGTTCAATCTGAGTCAATCTGCATGCAAATCCCAGATTACTCTGTTCCGCTCTCTTGTACATCAATAATAATTCTATAATTCCATATTGAAGATTCTCAAACCTGTAAAAACTGGCAGACGAAACTGACCACAGCCacacaacagaacagaacacatATCCCATTGATCTGCTTCCTCTGTTCCTCCAAGTCACTAATGCCAAAAGTCTGCAAATACACAGATCATAAAAGACATATGCACTTTAACATACTACACCACAACATGAGTCCATCACAAGCAATGGTATGGGTATGTGAAATACACAGCGCTCACCCCAAGAATTTGGCTGAACAGTACAGCATAGATGGGGTTGACAGAGCCATTGACTGCAGCTCCCAGTGCGCCCAGCAACATGTAGGGCCATTCTGGTTGGTTGTATTTGAGGATGCGTGTTATTGGGGCAGGCTCGACGTGTCCATCTGGATCATCGAAGTTCTCTGGTATGATGTCTGATGATGCATCAAATTCACTTGACAGTTTGCTCTGAGATCGCAGTCGAacagagctcctgcaggagaCATATGGACAATATCAATTCATTTCATTGtcagttcattgttttctgGTATAATCTTTAAGAGCTGCATTTACTGTACCTTTGACTGGATCTGCGGCTCACATGGCTAAAACTCCTTGGTTTTCGATCAAAGTCTTCACTGATCACatctggcagaaaaaaaaacaaatcgatACCCCTTTAATACAGCGACTGAAGCTTCTGTTGCTCTTCAGCGGACAGAGGAAAGACCTTCAAACACACTGCCCACTGGCTCCTGCAGAGTGCTTTGAAGTGTCTGTTTCAACCCATCGTCTCTCCTGGTACTGGTGGGATTTTGGGGTCTGGGGTGACTACAATACTAGCATTGGCTTCTAACTTCATTAACACACTCCATTAACGTGTATTCCGGCTCAGTGGCAATGCTTAATGAGACACTATGATAGAATGGGACCACTGTTAAGGTTACTAGCTACACCTGCATTTTCCATGCAATGACAGGTTAAAATGTCTCCTATGGAAAAGTATTTGTAGGCATTCAGAGCCCTGAAGCTATTGAACATGCTGCCTGAGGAAATCAGGTCAGCAGAAGCAGTGACCTCTTTTAAATCTGAAgttttttcattgtatttatcAAAAGACAATTGATCAGTTTGATTCATAATGccaataatcattagttgcaacCTTACTAATGATTAGCAGCCCATAATGAAACCTACCTTCAGTTGTGTCAGATGGGCTTTGGTTCTGCAGGGTGACCAGGGTGAAGTAGACACCTTGCCGTTCTATTAGCTCACTGTGTGTCCCCTTCTCCATGGCCTGTCCACGCTCAAAACCAATGATGACATCTGCATTTCTAATAGTGGAAAGACGGTGGGCTATAGAAATCGTTGTCCTGCCCGTGCGCACCTGCAAataccacacacaccacataccTTTAACTAAGTTGTTATTAAAACACGATGTGTTGCTGAAGTTAATGGTCAAAGCGCATTCAGTTATGTAGTCTATGGGCAGAGAATGGCTCACCTTATCCAGTGCTTCCTGGACAACAGCTTCACTCTCATTGTCTAAGGCAGATGTGGCCATATCCAGCAGCAGGATCCTAGGGTTTCGGATCAGAGCTCGAGCGATCGCAAtcctctgcttctgtcctccactcatctgtcctccaccttctccaACCAGAGTGTCAAATTTCTGGTGGATGAGTGGCACACATATGACATATTCATTTTCCGCTTAGGTTAGATTACTAAAACAAGATCTGAATGTAAATATGAGAACGTACCTGAGGCAGTTCCATAATGAAGTTATAGGCGTTAGCCTCCTTTGTTGCCTGGATGATGTCTTCCATGGTTACTCCAGGTCGACCGAACCGGATGTTTTCTGCAATGGATGTAGCAAACAGCACAGGCTCCTGCTCCACTATACCGATGAGAGATCGGAGCCACTGGATGTTTAAAGTCCGAATGTTGTGGCCGTCCAAAGTCACCTGACAATGAGAATTACAGATGTGACATTTATCACACCAAAGCTGTCAAAGTTTCCACCGTGTCTGTGCCGTTGCTCAGATTGTTACCATTCCTCGGTTTGGGTCATAAAACCTCTGGATGAGCTGGATTGTGGTGCTCTTTCCAGATCCACTTGGCCCCACAAAAGCAGTGGTTTCTCCTGGTTTGATCTGCATGCTCAGATCATTCAGAATCTGAAAAAAGTCAATGTAGTGGAGCTGAATTCTGAGAActgagaaacagacacaaaaaaaatgcttgttGAAGAAATGTACCTTGACTTCAGGCCGGGATGGGTAGAAGAAAGTAACGTCATGGAACTCAATGTCACCTTTCACGCTATCTAATTTCATACCTTCCTCTGAGAAACAATCAATTTCTGGTTTCTGTGaacataaaacagaacagaTTATTTATCTTAAAATGCACTGTTTCCAATCTGGATTGTATCTGCAATAAAGTCTCAAGCAGCGTGCTGATGTTACCCGGTCAATTGTTTCAAAAATGGTCTTTGCTGCTGCGCGGCCTGAAGCGAAGGCCTCCAGGCAGGGAGAGGCCTGGCCCAGGTTCATGGCTGCCATGAGAACTCCAAAGAACAcctgaaaaaaaacacagcagccacacagtGAAACAAATCCACTGTCTTTCAAATACTGATATTATGTAGAGGGTCAGAAGATGAATGCATTTAATTTTACGTACTTGGATAAGACTTCCAGGGGACATCTCCTGGGTGTCGATGACCAATTTTGATCCATACCAAAAGGCCAAAGCGTAACAAAGGAAAATGATGCACCACAGGTATCCTTGAAAAACGCCTATGATCACGCCCTTTTTCACACCCCAGTTCTGAGCTTCCACAAGGTTTGTGTCATATCTGCACAGATTTCACAGTTTCATAGTAGAGGTTCCTTTGCAAAGCAGAACGGCTTCTTGTGCtctcagaaaacagtgaaataccTCTCAGCTTCTTTTGCCTCCCCACCAAACGCTGCCACCGTTCTGATGGATGACAGGACCTCATCAGCCACCGCCCCTGCCTTTGCATAGGCCTTTAGCTCTCGACCTGTCAGCCTGGCCACAGCCTTTAGAAAGAAAACGACTCAAAATCATTCACTTATTCAAACTTtgccacacagcagcagtagtgCACTCCCATCCAGTAGTAAGAAATCATTTGATTCACAGCTGGCTCTTTACCATGGCCATGAGTCCAGCACCTAACCCAATCAGGGGGCTCACTGCTATGACCACCAGAGTCAGCTTCCATCCACCAATGAACCCAACCATGAAGCCAAACACAAATGTAGAGAGCCTCTCGATGAAGATGGCCACCTGGTCAGCGATGGCACTGTTGATCTTGTTGATATCACTGCAAAGAAGACAGGACCCATGTGTTAAACATTCTCCCAGCCATGTACTGATTTGCAGATAAAGAGCACCGACTCACTCTGATATCCGTGTGTTCAGTTCACCAACAGAGTTGCAGTCAAACCATCCGATCTCCATTCGCATGACTTTTCTGAAATAAgtctttcttattttttgaGTTTGCCTTGCAGCCATTGAAACCCAGAGGAAAATCTAATGTTGAAAATGAGAGCGGTACAAAATCATTTCTATGTATATATAAGGTGCCACACTGTCATAAGCCACAAAGAGGGCTTTAAATTCAAGCTGACTGTGGTAAACATAAAAACTTACCTGAAAATAACTAACCACCAGAACTCCTAATCCAATTCCAACATAGTAATATGCAAACATGGTCATCTGTGCTTCAATATCCACCCTGCCAAGAGGATAAAATGAGTAAAAGCAGCTTCCCCCTAtaacattcacacattcacatcaacaATCAGCTAATGACTTACCCACAGCTCACAGTGgcattttcagctgtttcataTATCGAGTCATTTATCCAATGGATGAAGTCGTTGTGGCATTGCTTGTTTGGGTCTTTCAGCACCTGCACTTCAAGCTCATAGTCCACAAAGGTGTCAGTCATCATGCCATACACAAGAAGCATGAGAGGGGAGGCTGCACCGTGTATGAGGGCGCATAGTCCGCCCACTACCATCATCACTTTGTCCTTCCAGGTGGCAAATCGAAActggaaaaaagcaaaatgtag
This window encodes:
- the abcb11a gene encoding bile salt export pump yields the protein MTMFAYYYVGIGLGVLVVSYFQIFLWVSMAARQTQKIRKTYFRKVMRMEIGWFDCNSVGELNTRISDDINKINSAIADQVAIFIERLSTFVFGFMVGFIGGWKLTLVVIAVSPLIGLGAGLMAMAVARLTGRELKAYAKAGAVADEVLSSIRTVAAFGGEAKEAERYDTNLVEAQNWGVKKGVIIGVFQGYLWCIIFLCYALAFWYGSKLVIDTQEMSPGSLIQVFFGVLMAAMNLGQASPCLEAFASGRAAAKTIFETIDRKPEIDCFSEEGMKLDSVKGDIEFHDVTFFYPSRPEVKILNDLSMQIKPGETTAFVGPSGSGKSTTIQLIQRFYDPNRGMVTLDGHNIRTLNIQWLRSLIGIVEQEPVLFATSIAENIRFGRPGVTMEDIIQATKEANAYNFIMELPQKFDTLVGEGGGQMSGGQKQRIAIARALIRNPRILLLDMATSALDNESEAVVQEALDKVRTGRTTISIAHRLSTIRNADVIIGFERGQAMEKGTHSELIERQGVYFTLVTLQNQSPSDTTEDVISEDFDRKPRSFSHVSRRSSQRSSVRLRSQSKLSSEFDASSDIIPENFDDPDGHVEPAPITRILKYNQPEWPYMLLGALGAAVNGSVNPIYAVLFSQILGTFGISDLEEQRKQINGICVLFCCVAVVSFVCQFLQGYAFAKSGELLTRRLRKMGFQAMLRQEIGWFDDPRNSPGALTTRLATDASMVQGATGTQIGMIVTSLTSIGASFIIAFYFSWKLTLVIMCFLPLIGLSGVFQAKMLTGFEVENKKAMEAAGQVSSEALANIRTIAGLAKESSFVESYEEQLELPYKSAKRRANIYGLCFGFAQCVIFMAYAASFRYGGYLVSAEGLQYMLVFRVISAIVISGTALGRASSFTPDYAKAKTAAAQLFKLLDRVPKISMSHTDGKKWDNFKGKVEFLNCKFTYPTRPDTQVLNDLVVSVKPGQTLAFVGSSGCGKSTSVQLLERFYDPDEGRVLIDGRPSQKVNVPFLRSQIGIVSQEPVLFDCSIAENIQYGDNTRSVSMEEIVESAKKAYLHDFVMTLPDKYETQVGAQGSQLSRGQKQRIAIARAIIRNPKILLLDEATSALDTESEKTVQSALDEARKGRTCIVIAHRLSTIQMSDIIAVMSHGAVIEQGTHGELMAKKGAYYKLVTTGAPIS